The Candidatus Omnitrophota bacterium genome window below encodes:
- a CDS encoding glycine--tRNA ligase, whose amino-acid sequence MEKIVALCKRRGFIFQSSEIYGGLSSVWDYGPFGAELKRNVKNAWWKTVIHERDDVVGLDTGILMHPSTWKASGHIDTFNDLVVDCKKCKKRFRPDHLKGKCPSCGGTDFTEPRAFNLMLKTYLGPIENEEGLTYLRPETAQGIFVNFLNILDTTHRKLPFGVAQTGKSFRNEITPGNFTFRTREFEQMEIEYFTHPKDAEDCHKKWIEERFNWYLKLGLKKDKLRLRAHDKDELAHYSTACTDIEYEFPFGWSELEGIANRTDFDLKQHSQVSGRDLRFQDNITNEKFFPFVIEPSGGVDRATLAFLVDAYHEEQIQGANKEENTRVVLRLSKELAPVKIAVLPLLKKNADIVTLAKKIKQDLQKDFVTVYDDSAAIGKLYRRQDEVGTFYCITVDVQSLEDKQVTVRDRDTMKQERISVDRLREYLAKQFLT is encoded by the coding sequence AAACGACGGGGATTCATTTTTCAGTCTTCAGAGATTTACGGAGGGTTGTCTAGCGTTTGGGATTACGGCCCTTTTGGCGCGGAGCTTAAGCGTAACGTTAAAAATGCCTGGTGGAAGACGGTTATTCACGAACGCGATGATGTGGTCGGGCTTGACACCGGAATCTTAATGCATCCTTCGACCTGGAAAGCCTCAGGGCATATTGATACCTTCAATGACCTGGTTGTTGATTGTAAGAAATGTAAAAAAAGATTTCGCCCGGATCATTTAAAGGGTAAATGCCCCTCTTGCGGCGGAACAGATTTTACCGAGCCTCGCGCGTTTAATCTGATGCTCAAAACTTATTTAGGTCCCATCGAAAATGAAGAAGGGCTAACCTATCTTCGACCCGAAACAGCCCAAGGTATTTTTGTTAACTTTCTGAATATTTTAGATACGACCCATCGCAAATTACCTTTTGGCGTGGCGCAGACCGGAAAATCATTCCGCAATGAAATTACTCCCGGAAATTTCACATTCCGCACGCGTGAATTCGAACAAATGGAAATTGAATATTTCACTCATCCTAAAGACGCTGAAGATTGTCATAAAAAATGGATCGAAGAACGTTTTAATTGGTATTTGAAATTAGGGCTTAAGAAAGATAAACTGCGTTTACGCGCGCACGACAAAGATGAATTGGCGCATTATTCAACCGCTTGCACCGATATTGAATATGAATTTCCTTTTGGATGGTCTGAATTGGAAGGCATTGCCAATCGCACCGATTTTGATCTGAAGCAACATTCGCAGGTTTCCGGAAGAGATCTGCGTTTTCAAGACAACATCACTAATGAGAAATTCTTTCCCTTTGTGATCGAGCCTTCCGGCGGGGTAGACCGGGCGACATTGGCATTTTTAGTTGATGCGTATCATGAAGAGCAAATTCAAGGCGCCAATAAAGAAGAAAACACGCGCGTTGTTTTAAGGCTCAGTAAAGAATTAGCGCCGGTTAAAATTGCGGTTTTACCGCTTCTTAAGAAAAATGCCGATATTGTTACCTTGGCTAAAAAGATCAAGCAAGATTTGCAAAAAGATTTTGTGACAGTGTATGATGACAGCGCGGCCATAGGAAAGCTTTACCGCCGTCAAGACGAAGTAGGCACTTTTTATTGTATTACGGTTGATGTCCAATCTTTAGAAGACAAGCAGGTCACCGTTCGCGATAGAGATACAATGAAGCAAGAAAGAATTTCCGTAGATCGTCTACGAGAATATTTAGCAAAACAGTTTCTCACTTAA